A single window of Sphaerodactylus townsendi isolate TG3544 linkage group LG03, MPM_Stown_v2.3, whole genome shotgun sequence DNA harbors:
- the LOC125430183 gene encoding uncharacterized protein LOC125430183 gives MKDDVSILEPFLEDGDYSNLIPVQRVSCRDKLWGILPQRSAASCLDLWSRFDYGMACFSHKPLKEKATMTEATGSPVKRTIWALLMILIFLAIVLIVMSVVYICFIWCPWSQPTQAEVGRIRGWENITEVISVVPEKLSVATLLKAQSEEPPWGAVRNCLDKAVLKFSEEPDVLKKNARMVLQCNGTRREFLSGEGGNDIEVVWINGRAEYLVHEASLEVRVARLGQHPLPLNLTTIIGVRQDLAVHGALEELQGCLDKVVQEFPYEPIVVQNSAKLVISCGADLNFVSGEQQTEIVVYRENNTNGEIQYQVKATGWAWLVRFFTRGSI, from the coding sequence ATGAAAGACGATGTCAGTATTCTGGAACCGTTCTTGGAGGATGGAGACTACAGCAACCTTATACCTGTACAGAGAGTCTCATGCAGAGACAAGCTGTGGGGAATTCTTCCACAACGTTCTGCAGCATCATGTCTCGACTTATGGAGCCGCTTTGATTATGGCATGGCCTGTTTTTCCCACAAGCCTTTAAAGGAAAAGGCCACTATGACTGAGGCCACTGGGTCTCCAGTCAAGAGAACAATCTGGGCTTTGCTTATGATTCTCATCTTCTTGGCCATTGTGCTAATCGTGATGAGTGTTGTCTACATCTGTTTCATTTGGTGTCCATGGAGCCAACCAACGCAAGCTGAAGTTGGCAGGATCAGAGGGTGGGAGAACATAACAGAGGTCATCTCAGTTGTACCAGAAAAGCTCAGTGTTGCGACGCTTCTCAAAGCCCAGAGCGAAGAACCACCTTGGGGAGCTGTGAGGAATTGCTTAGACAAAGCTGTTCTGAAGTTCTCGGAAGAGCCAGATGTGTTGAAAAAGAATGCCAGGATGGTCCTTCAGTGTAATGGAACAAGGCGGGAGTTCCTATCTGGAGAAGGGGGAAATGACATTGAAGTAGTCTGGATCAATGGCAGGGCAGAATATCTTGTGCATGAAGCCAGCCTTGAAGTCCGTGTGGCAAGGCTTGGCCAGCATCCGTTGCCActgaatctcaccaccattaTTGGAGTCCGCCAGGATCTGGCTGTCCACGGTGCTTTGGAGGAGCTACAGGGCTGCCTTGATAAGGTTGTGCAGGAATTTCCCTATGAGCCTATCGTGGTTCAGAACAGTGCCAAATTGGTGATATCATGTGGGGCAGACCTGAACTTTGTATCCGGTGAGCAGCAAACCGAGATCGTTGTGTACAGAGAAAACAACACAAATGGGGAGATTCAGTATCAGGTGAAAGCTACTGGGTGGGCTTGGTTGGTGAGGTTTTTTACAAGAGGCTCCATTTAG